Proteins from a single region of Aureibacter tunicatorum:
- the metH gene encoding methionine synthase — protein sequence MKRAMNIRDLLKERILVLDGAMGTMIQRHTLEEEDFRNDDLKDHPCPLKGNNDLLSITRPEIIKDIHRAYYEAGADIVETNTFSGTTIAQADYQLEDYVYQINFESARLAKEAAEEYTTKDPSKPRFVAGSIGPTNRTASLSPDVNDPGYRAVTYDQLVEAYYQQVEALTDGGADILLVETVFDTLNAKAALFAIDKLFDVKGRSWPIMVSGTITDASGRTLSGQTTEAFWNSIAHLDILTVGLNCALGADLMRPYVQELSRVSSIFTSVHPNAGLPNEFGQYDETPEYTASVIKSFADEGLVNIVGGCCGTTPDHIQAISEAIRNATPRVMPESSTNMHLSGLEPVTIKPDTMFVNIGERTNVAGSLKFARLIREEKYDEALTIALHQVEGGAQVIDINMDDGMLDSEYAMKTFLNLMASEPEIAKLPFMIDSSKWSVIETGLKCVQGKGIVNSISLKEGEEKFKEYARNILKYGAATVVMAFDEEGQADSYERRIEICKRSYDILVDEVGFPPQDIIFDPNILTVATGIDDHNNYAVDFIEATRWIKQNLPHAKVSGGVSNISFSFRGNNVVREAMHSAFLFHAIKAGLDMGIVNAGMIEVYEEIPKDLLEHVEDVLLNRREDATERLVDFAEKVKGEGGKKKVVDNSWRELPVRERLSHALVKGIVEFIEEDTEEARQSVDRPIQVIEGPLMDGMNIVGDLFGEGKMFLPQVVKSARVMKKAVAYLIPFIEEEKAKNPELSQSSSAGKILMATVKGDVHDIGKNIVSVVLACNNFEIEDMGVMVPLEQILQKAEEINADIIGLSGLITPSLDEMVYVAKEMERRGMDTPLLIGGATTSRIHTAVKIDPNYSGSVVHVLDASKSVPVANALINGSKEDKEKTIQGVKTEYAGLRDAHAAKQKVKSYLTYSEAQKKKVNIDWENTKIVKPSFLGAKTLNDFPLEEIFEYFDWTPFFITWELTGKYPKIFNDPVIGGEARRLYDDAIALAKRIIDEKLFSAHAVFGFHPANSEGDDIELYEHEGNAENRSELSYRLHHLRQQGKKAASLPNIALSDFVAPKSSQREDYMGSFVVTIKGGEELAKKFDADHDDYNSIMAKALADRFAEAFAELLHQKVRKEYWAYAAEEDLENDDLIREKYNGIRPAPGYPACPDHLEKKTLFEMLDVEEQIGCTLTENLAMYPAASVSGWYFAHQDSKYFGLGKIGKDQVESYAERKGLTIQEVEKWLAPVLAYEPEAVAQ from the coding sequence ATCAAGAGAGCGATGAATATCAGAGATTTATTGAAAGAGAGAATTTTGGTGTTAGACGGAGCCATGGGAACCATGATCCAAAGACACACATTGGAAGAGGAAGATTTTAGAAACGATGACCTAAAGGATCATCCATGTCCCTTGAAAGGAAATAATGACTTGCTTTCAATAACTAGACCTGAAATTATCAAGGATATTCATCGCGCGTACTATGAAGCTGGCGCTGATATTGTTGAGACGAATACTTTCAGTGGAACGACTATAGCTCAAGCGGATTATCAGCTTGAGGATTATGTTTACCAGATAAACTTTGAGTCTGCGAGACTTGCTAAAGAAGCGGCGGAGGAGTATACAACTAAAGATCCTTCAAAGCCACGATTTGTTGCTGGTTCTATCGGACCAACCAATCGTACGGCTTCACTATCTCCGGATGTAAATGACCCTGGATACAGGGCGGTAACATATGATCAATTGGTGGAAGCTTATTACCAGCAAGTGGAAGCTTTGACAGATGGAGGCGCTGATATATTGTTGGTTGAGACTGTGTTTGATACGCTTAATGCTAAAGCAGCATTGTTTGCCATAGATAAATTATTTGATGTAAAAGGTAGGTCTTGGCCAATTATGGTGTCGGGAACGATTACTGATGCTAGTGGTAGAACTTTATCGGGACAGACGACTGAAGCATTTTGGAACTCTATAGCTCACTTGGATATTCTTACGGTAGGTCTTAATTGCGCGCTAGGGGCTGACTTGATGAGACCTTATGTTCAAGAGCTTTCAAGAGTTTCTAGCATATTCACGAGTGTGCATCCTAATGCAGGACTTCCCAATGAATTTGGGCAATATGATGAAACTCCGGAATATACGGCTTCAGTGATCAAGAGTTTTGCGGATGAAGGATTGGTGAATATTGTTGGTGGATGCTGCGGTACGACTCCTGATCATATTCAAGCTATTTCTGAGGCTATTAGGAACGCAACACCAAGGGTTATGCCTGAATCAAGCACTAACATGCATTTGAGCGGCTTGGAACCTGTTACAATCAAGCCAGATACGATGTTTGTCAATATCGGCGAGCGTACCAATGTAGCTGGTTCGTTAAAGTTCGCTCGTTTGATTCGTGAAGAAAAGTATGATGAAGCATTGACTATTGCATTGCATCAGGTAGAAGGCGGCGCTCAAGTCATTGATATCAATATGGATGATGGTATGCTTGATTCTGAATATGCCATGAAAACGTTTCTTAATCTGATGGCGTCTGAGCCAGAGATTGCCAAGCTTCCGTTTATGATTGATTCTTCCAAATGGTCAGTTATTGAGACGGGATTGAAGTGTGTGCAAGGTAAAGGCATCGTCAATTCAATTTCACTGAAAGAAGGCGAAGAGAAGTTTAAAGAATATGCGCGTAACATATTAAAGTATGGAGCGGCGACAGTGGTTATGGCTTTTGATGAGGAAGGCCAGGCGGATTCATATGAAAGAAGAATAGAGATCTGCAAAAGATCTTATGATATATTAGTAGATGAGGTTGGGTTTCCTCCTCAAGATATTATTTTCGATCCAAACATCTTGACTGTTGCTACAGGTATCGACGATCATAATAACTATGCCGTTGATTTTATCGAAGCGACAAGGTGGATCAAGCAAAATTTACCGCATGCTAAAGTATCCGGTGGTGTGAGTAATATTTCATTCTCATTCAGAGGAAATAATGTGGTAAGAGAAGCGATGCACTCAGCATTTTTATTTCATGCGATTAAAGCCGGCCTTGACATGGGGATTGTTAATGCGGGTATGATTGAGGTTTATGAAGAGATTCCAAAAGACTTGTTGGAGCATGTTGAGGATGTATTGTTAAACAGAAGAGAAGATGCTACAGAGCGTTTGGTTGATTTTGCTGAAAAAGTAAAAGGCGAAGGAGGCAAGAAAAAAGTTGTAGACAATTCTTGGAGAGAACTTCCGGTACGAGAGCGTCTAAGCCATGCTTTGGTGAAAGGTATTGTTGAGTTTATAGAAGAAGATACTGAAGAAGCGAGACAGTCTGTAGATCGTCCAATACAGGTGATCGAAGGCCCGCTGATGGATGGAATGAATATCGTTGGGGATTTGTTTGGAGAGGGGAAAATGTTCCTTCCTCAGGTAGTGAAAAGTGCCCGAGTGATGAAAAAGGCAGTTGCTTATTTGATTCCGTTTATTGAAGAAGAAAAAGCAAAGAATCCCGAGTTGTCTCAAAGTTCTTCTGCCGGCAAGATTTTAATGGCTACGGTAAAGGGAGATGTGCATGATATCGGCAAAAACATTGTAAGTGTGGTATTGGCATGCAACAATTTCGAAATCGAGGATATGGGAGTGATGGTTCCTTTGGAGCAAATTCTTCAAAAAGCCGAAGAGATCAATGCGGATATTATCGGGCTTAGCGGGTTGATTACCCCTTCTTTGGATGAGATGGTATATGTCGCTAAAGAAATGGAACGTCGAGGCATGGATACTCCGCTTCTGATTGGAGGCGCTACAACTTCACGTATACATACAGCAGTGAAAATTGATCCCAACTATAGCGGATCAGTGGTGCATGTATTGGATGCATCGAAAAGTGTTCCTGTGGCTAATGCCTTGATTAATGGTAGCAAAGAGGATAAAGAAAAGACGATACAAGGAGTTAAAACGGAATATGCTGGTTTGCGTGACGCGCATGCCGCCAAGCAAAAAGTAAAGTCTTATTTGACTTATTCTGAAGCGCAAAAGAAAAAGGTGAATATCGACTGGGAAAATACTAAAATAGTCAAGCCTTCTTTCTTAGGAGCTAAGACGTTGAATGATTTTCCATTGGAAGAAATTTTTGAGTACTTTGACTGGACTCCATTCTTTATTACTTGGGAGCTTACTGGCAAGTATCCTAAGATTTTCAATGATCCAGTGATTGGTGGAGAAGCGAGAAGGCTATATGATGATGCTATAGCTTTGGCTAAACGAATCATTGATGAAAAATTATTTTCAGCGCATGCGGTATTTGGATTCCACCCTGCCAATAGCGAAGGAGATGATATTGAACTTTATGAGCATGAAGGAAATGCAGAAAATCGCTCTGAATTAAGTTATAGACTGCATCATTTGCGTCAACAGGGGAAGAAGGCTGCTAGTTTGCCAAATATCGCTTTGTCTGACTTTGTCGCGCCTAAATCAAGTCAGCGAGAGGATTACATGGGATCGTTTGTCGTTACAATCAAGGGCGGTGAAGAACTTGCGAAGAAATTTGATGCGGATCACGATGATTATAATTCGATCATGGCAAAAGCTTTGGCGGATAGGTTTGCGGAAGCATTCGCTGAATTGCTTCACCAAAAAGTGCGTAAAGAGTATTGGGCTTATGCGGCAGAGGAAGATCTGGAAAATGACGATTTGATTCGTGAGAAATACAATGGGATTAGACCTGCGCCGGGGTATCCTGCTTGTCCTGATCACTTGGAAAAAAAGACGCTGTTTGAAATGCTTGATGTAGAAGAGCAAATTGGCTGCACGCTTACTGAAAATCTTGCTATGTATCCTGCAGCTTCTGTCAGCGGATGGTATTTTGCCCATCAGGATAGCAAATACTTTGGCCTTGGCAAAATAGGAAAGGATCAAGTAGAAAGCTATGCTGAGCGTAAAGGTTTGACAATTCAAGAAGTAGAGAAGTGGTTAGCGCCGGTATTGGCATATGAGCCTGAAGCAGTTGCTCAATAG
- a CDS encoding haloalkane dehalogenase — protein MEVLKPDLNTFKFIRDFSYQENYIAYENMHMHYIDEGNGEVILALHGEPSWSYLYRKFIPKLENYRFIAPDLIGFGKSDKIVGAKNYSFELHFQSLVNLIEKLELEDITLVVQDWGGLLGLSLLGEYPEKFKRVVIMNTFLPIGKPLSPFFKVWQLFARFHPSLPIGKIIQAGTYNRLDQEVLDAYRAPFPNRKHKDGAKAFPLLVPSSPQHDGVERMKKARNALSEWNKPALIIFSDKDKVMSGLENFFLRLLPSNDLLQKVTIKNAGHFLQEEKGEEIAEHIDAFIKESEQA, from the coding sequence ATGGAAGTATTAAAGCCTGATCTAAATACATTTAAGTTTATCAGAGACTTTTCATATCAAGAGAATTATATAGCGTATGAAAACATGCATATGCATTATATCGACGAAGGAAATGGAGAAGTTATTTTAGCATTGCATGGAGAGCCAAGTTGGTCATATTTGTATCGAAAGTTTATTCCAAAGCTGGAAAATTATAGATTTATCGCTCCAGACTTAATCGGTTTTGGCAAATCGGATAAGATTGTAGGCGCAAAGAACTATTCATTTGAGTTGCATTTTCAATCACTCGTGAATTTGATCGAAAAATTGGAGCTTGAAGATATAACATTAGTGGTACAAGACTGGGGAGGACTCTTGGGTTTAAGCTTGTTGGGTGAATATCCCGAGAAGTTCAAAAGAGTTGTGATTATGAATACTTTTTTGCCCATTGGCAAGCCTTTGTCTCCATTTTTCAAAGTTTGGCAGCTTTTTGCAAGATTTCACCCGTCATTGCCTATAGGCAAGATTATTCAAGCGGGAACATATAATAGACTTGACCAGGAAGTGCTTGATGCATATAGAGCTCCTTTTCCAAATCGAAAGCATAAAGATGGAGCGAAAGCTTTTCCTTTGCTTGTACCCTCTTCTCCACAACATGATGGAGTGGAAAGAATGAAGAAGGCCAGAAATGCCTTGTCAGAATGGAATAAACCAGCTTTAATAATATTTTCAGATAAAGACAAAGTTATGAGCGGTCTGGAAAACTTCTTTTTGAGGTTGTTGCCTTCAAATGATTTGCTTCAAAAAGTCACGATTAAGAATGCTGGCCATTTTTTGCAAGAAGAAAAAGGTGAGGAAATCGCTGAGCATATCGATGCTTTTATAAAAGAATCAGAACAGGCTTAA
- a CDS encoding efflux RND transporter permease subunit, translating to MKITRFAVERPVTTTMLFLGLLLFGILSYFKLPVNMLPQVSAPYITITTPYLGADPETIASDITEKIEDEVATISGIKNLRSYSMENISIISVEFYADKNADKALNDVKAKLELAVPKLPKEAEKSTVETINFTEAPVIKMILTGDKSISEIYDYADRHLKDRFNQLNGTSKVEIKGGAEREIKILADPIKIIEMNTSLEDLATGIGSTNTRLTGGDFINQDRQFSIETGKRFETIQALNDSYIMTAKGRKRLGDFAQIVDSTKTIKKRSIYYDNISGKRHYNCVFIEVSKNSTANAVQVAEDIKNLAKQIETELPDGMAIHIPIDDSVYTKSSVDDALVNVGLGILITGLILYFFLNNARTTLIVSISIPVSLIATFVAIQQIDGSLNMMTLMSFSVAVGALISNSIIVIDNILRLKREGMDIKEAAVSGTQEVMMAVIASTGTNLVVFLPIASMNSMTGAFFKEYALTISAATIISLIVSFMLTPMLASVLLKKESKASRFSKFINALFGILEDKYERSLSALIKNKKRPLILFAIMIGVFILTTELLPFIGFEFEPKEDNGDVYIELEMPSGSTLNQTGELLKLVEDNISKHAEVESIVSMVGEKNNTTIGSNYAKIHLKLNSKKNRTFSNEEFAALLNTELNKIPEIIPMVSTKSSDDSGTPLQLILQSSDQKKLLEASLKVEKALKNMPELLNSQSTYRPGNPKIVLEPKLHLMADTHTNPYDVALTVRNNINGLKASVFKEKGKEYDITLSLPNNHVNTIDKVNAIPVFTSKGTYRVDQLTNVNYKQSESKVLRIDKINSIEFSATPIASVLQGDAKQAVDKRMSEIELPSGVSYRWSGNIEEMESAGFDMLVTLILAIILMYMLLASLLENFWHPIIIFTTVPMAMIGVFLLMFLGGTSLNIMSVLAIITLLGLVVNDSILIHDYTSQLHNIHGLPIRKATLQACKTKMKTVIMTSAAIISGMLPNALGIGDAGAEYRTPMAIVTIGGMITATILTLYVIPSLFYIAKNKKVRQKKIVKLTQESFSNS from the coding sequence ATGAAAATAACCAGATTTGCTGTAGAACGTCCCGTCACTACCACCATGCTATTTCTCGGGCTTTTATTGTTTGGAATTCTAAGCTATTTCAAGCTTCCCGTAAATATGCTTCCTCAAGTGTCGGCTCCATATATTACCATCACAACCCCATATCTTGGGGCTGATCCGGAAACCATCGCCTCGGATATTACGGAAAAAATCGAAGATGAAGTAGCCACAATAAGCGGTATTAAAAACCTTCGATCTTACTCTATGGAAAATATATCGATAATTTCCGTAGAATTTTACGCGGATAAAAATGCCGACAAAGCGCTTAATGATGTGAAAGCCAAACTTGAGCTCGCAGTACCTAAGCTTCCAAAAGAAGCCGAAAAATCAACTGTTGAAACTATAAATTTCACAGAAGCTCCTGTCATTAAAATGATCTTAACTGGAGACAAATCTATCAGCGAAATCTATGATTACGCAGACCGCCATCTCAAAGATCGGTTTAATCAGCTAAATGGCACTTCCAAAGTTGAAATAAAAGGAGGCGCGGAAAGGGAAATCAAAATATTAGCAGATCCCATCAAAATTATCGAGATGAACACTAGCCTAGAAGATCTTGCTACTGGAATTGGCTCGACAAACACTAGATTAACCGGAGGGGATTTTATCAATCAGGATCGCCAGTTTTCCATTGAAACAGGAAAACGATTCGAAACCATTCAAGCGTTAAACGATAGCTATATCATGACGGCCAAAGGGCGAAAGCGTCTTGGAGACTTTGCCCAAATTGTCGACTCCACAAAGACAATTAAAAAACGATCAATATACTATGACAACATTTCCGGAAAAAGACATTACAACTGTGTATTTATTGAGGTCAGCAAAAATTCAACAGCCAATGCAGTACAAGTCGCTGAGGATATAAAAAATCTTGCAAAACAAATTGAAACAGAGCTTCCCGATGGAATGGCTATACATATTCCAATTGACGATTCCGTTTATACCAAAAGCTCTGTAGACGACGCACTTGTAAATGTTGGACTCGGAATATTAATCACAGGGCTAATCCTTTACTTTTTCTTGAACAACGCTCGAACAACATTGATTGTAAGCATTTCTATTCCCGTTTCCTTGATCGCTACTTTTGTCGCAATACAACAAATCGATGGCTCGCTCAATATGATGACATTAATGAGTTTCTCAGTAGCAGTAGGAGCCTTGATTTCAAACTCCATTATTGTCATAGACAATATATTAAGGCTAAAACGCGAAGGAATGGATATCAAAGAAGCGGCTGTTTCCGGAACCCAAGAAGTTATGATGGCCGTAATCGCTTCCACAGGAACAAATTTGGTCGTTTTCCTTCCCATTGCTTCCATGAATTCCATGACTGGAGCATTTTTTAAAGAATACGCGCTTACAATTTCCGCAGCTACTATCATTTCATTGATAGTCTCATTTATGCTGACTCCAATGCTAGCCAGCGTGCTACTTAAAAAAGAAAGCAAAGCTTCTCGTTTTTCAAAATTTATCAATGCATTGTTTGGTATCCTTGAAGACAAATATGAAAGAAGCTTGAGCGCTTTGATTAAAAACAAAAAAAGGCCGCTGATTTTATTCGCCATCATGATTGGCGTTTTCATTTTAACAACTGAATTGCTTCCCTTCATAGGTTTCGAATTCGAACCCAAAGAAGACAATGGCGATGTCTATATTGAACTGGAAATGCCATCAGGATCCACACTTAATCAGACGGGTGAATTGCTTAAGTTAGTCGAAGACAATATTTCCAAACATGCAGAAGTGGAATCAATTGTTAGCATGGTTGGAGAAAAAAACAACACAACAATAGGCTCCAATTATGCCAAAATACACCTGAAGCTAAACTCCAAAAAGAATAGAACTTTCAGCAATGAAGAGTTTGCTGCTTTATTGAACACAGAGTTGAATAAGATACCAGAAATCATCCCAATGGTCTCTACCAAAAGCAGCGATGATTCTGGTACTCCTCTTCAGCTTATTCTTCAGTCTTCTGATCAAAAAAAATTATTAGAAGCCTCTCTAAAGGTAGAAAAAGCATTGAAAAACATGCCAGAACTACTTAATTCGCAATCCACTTATCGACCAGGAAACCCTAAGATCGTTCTTGAGCCAAAGTTGCACCTCATGGCCGACACCCACACCAACCCTTACGATGTTGCGCTTACTGTCAGAAACAACATAAATGGTCTCAAAGCTTCAGTATTCAAAGAGAAAGGCAAGGAATATGATATAACATTGAGCTTGCCCAATAATCATGTTAATACAATCGACAAAGTAAACGCTATTCCTGTTTTCACATCTAAGGGAACCTATAGAGTCGACCAGTTAACGAATGTGAACTATAAGCAATCCGAATCCAAAGTATTGAGAATAGATAAAATCAATTCTATTGAATTTTCCGCTACGCCGATAGCTTCTGTTCTTCAGGGAGATGCCAAACAAGCTGTTGACAAGCGTATGTCTGAAATTGAATTGCCTTCAGGCGTTTCATATCGTTGGTCTGGAAATATTGAAGAAATGGAAAGCGCGGGGTTTGACATGCTCGTAACATTGATTCTTGCAATCATCTTGATGTACATGCTTTTAGCCTCGTTATTGGAAAATTTTTGGCATCCGATCATAATTTTCACTACTGTCCCAATGGCTATGATTGGTGTATTTTTACTCATGTTCTTGGGAGGAACATCATTGAATATCATGTCGGTACTCGCCATCATCACACTTCTTGGCCTAGTAGTAAATGACTCAATTCTTATCCACGATTACACCAGCCAACTTCACAATATCCATGGACTTCCAATTCGAAAAGCCACATTGCAAGCTTGCAAGACAAAAATGAAAACCGTAATAATGACATCAGCAGCTATTATCTCCGGCATGCTACCCAATGCGCTTGGCATCGGTGATGCTGGGGCTGAATATCGCACGCCTATGGCTATTGTTACTATCGGAGGAATGATAACAGCAACAATATTGACCCTTTATGTCATTCCATCACTTTTCTACATCGCAAAAAACAAAAAGGTTCGACAAAAAAAGATCGTTAAGCTCACTCAAGAAAGCTTTAGCAACAGTTAA
- a CDS encoding efflux RND transporter periplasmic adaptor subunit produces MTYHSQIIKIILLTIGIYLASCGSKDEKELTTSKPQETVQVRTQKIEPATYILEKEYYGTAHYVQATTYTSEVQGRVTNLNVKTGQKIRKGQQIMSFPPILHQFEIDQAQLAYDQLKDTYEKQKTLFEAGSVSKHSLSQLKNKMDIQYKALQNSKQLNVLKAPFAGTITEIFVKQNEEVAVGTPLFSISNTRALEIEFFIPSQDLNMINLGNKVSLIDEKTTLNGRITHKSLRMDSDAKAYRVKATFNENTPQHLEGRTLKASIEKTTLQNAIIIPWKSVKQESGKFYAYTIHNNRASKKQIHPIAIKGLDFIVKSGLEAGEYIVIDGKEKLNEGANIEMTK; encoded by the coding sequence ATGACTTATCATTCACAAATAATTAAAATCATATTACTGACCATCGGAATTTATTTGGCTTCCTGTGGCTCAAAAGACGAAAAGGAATTAACGACTTCCAAGCCTCAAGAAACCGTGCAAGTTCGTACCCAAAAAATTGAGCCCGCAACCTATATCCTTGAAAAGGAATATTATGGCACAGCTCATTACGTCCAAGCAACAACTTATACGTCAGAAGTACAAGGAAGAGTAACAAATCTAAATGTCAAAACGGGACAAAAGATACGAAAAGGCCAGCAAATCATGTCCTTTCCTCCAATTCTTCACCAATTTGAAATAGACCAAGCTCAACTTGCTTACGATCAATTAAAAGACACTTACGAAAAACAAAAAACACTATTTGAGGCAGGCTCTGTATCCAAGCATTCGCTTTCTCAGCTTAAAAACAAAATGGATATTCAATACAAGGCCTTGCAAAACTCAAAACAACTTAATGTTCTCAAAGCTCCATTTGCAGGAACGATCACAGAGATTTTTGTCAAGCAAAACGAAGAAGTAGCTGTGGGAACACCATTATTTTCCATCTCAAACACCAGAGCTCTTGAAATCGAATTTTTCATCCCTAGCCAAGATTTAAACATGATCAATCTTGGGAACAAAGTAAGCCTCATTGATGAAAAAACAACTCTGAATGGCAGAATCACTCACAAAAGCCTCCGAATGGATTCTGATGCGAAAGCTTATCGTGTCAAAGCGACTTTCAATGAAAATACTCCGCAACACTTGGAAGGCAGAACACTCAAGGCTTCCATTGAAAAAACAACTCTACAAAACGCTATTATAATTCCTTGGAAGTCGGTAAAACAAGAATCTGGCAAATTCTACGCCTATACTATTCATAACAATCGAGCAAGCAAAAAGCAAATTCACCCCATCGCCATCAAAGGCTTGGACTTTATAGTCAAAAGCGGTTTGGAAGCTGGCGAATACATTGTTATCGATGGCAAAGAAAAATTGAATGAAGGTGCTAACATTGAAATGACTAAATAA
- a CDS encoding TolC family protein — MRKEQSRFWILLLFVFLNCIDKSTAQTISLEQYLNLVSKQNLSLKQSKLQIDLAEEDRKMSRSPLLPQIHADANYQRDFNDTYMYIDEEGDMFGSKFKSNFNNQINANAVAEQVLFAPIEMANYKISLLSKKLAELNHELSESELLHHATKLYWQALYSKEAVKVLTKNQQIAHEQWKHNQKLYDKGFISRIQNLQSEIHYKQSLPLLSSAKNGYESLLNEMKMLAQLPLDRHLEPEGNLESLFTKNLSAQNPSLDLSNNQELQVLDQQVSIIKQQTRANELHWMPRLKTTFGYNFNTMSNQFQIENTNNLLFAQLAIQIPIFTGGFNTSKLQKSKIELNRTELEMFEKQSQLETRLRNAKLTLETSLQKIEEEKEIIKLSNEEVLIAEKSLEQGTLTAIEFKEIRLSLTQARLRLLNSYLDYNTTILDIERILNQ; from the coding sequence ATGAGAAAAGAACAGAGTCGGTTCTGGATACTTTTATTATTTGTATTCTTAAATTGCATTGATAAAAGCACAGCTCAAACCATATCTTTAGAGCAGTACCTTAATCTAGTATCAAAGCAAAACTTATCCCTCAAACAAAGTAAGCTCCAAATCGATCTTGCGGAAGAAGATCGTAAAATGTCTCGGTCGCCATTATTACCCCAAATACATGCTGACGCCAACTATCAACGAGACTTCAATGACACCTACATGTACATTGACGAAGAAGGGGACATGTTCGGAAGCAAATTCAAATCGAATTTCAACAATCAAATAAATGCCAATGCAGTAGCTGAACAAGTCCTTTTCGCTCCAATAGAAATGGCAAACTATAAAATAAGCTTACTATCTAAAAAGCTTGCCGAGCTTAATCATGAATTGAGCGAATCCGAACTTCTACATCATGCGACTAAGCTTTACTGGCAAGCGCTTTATTCAAAAGAAGCGGTGAAAGTGCTGACAAAGAATCAACAAATTGCCCACGAGCAATGGAAGCATAATCAAAAGCTATACGATAAAGGATTCATAAGCAGGATTCAAAACCTCCAATCGGAAATCCACTACAAGCAATCCTTGCCTTTGCTCTCTTCCGCTAAAAATGGTTATGAATCCCTGCTCAATGAAATGAAAATGCTAGCTCAATTGCCTTTGGATCGTCATCTTGAGCCGGAGGGAAATCTTGAATCTCTATTTACAAAAAACCTTAGCGCACAAAACCCATCATTAGACTTGAGCAATAATCAGGAATTGCAAGTTCTCGACCAACAAGTATCCATAATCAAGCAACAGACCAGGGCAAATGAGTTACATTGGATGCCTCGCTTGAAAACCACTTTTGGTTACAACTTCAATACCATGAGCAATCAATTTCAAATAGAGAACACCAATAATCTACTCTTTGCTCAACTTGCTATCCAAATACCGATTTTCACCGGAGGATTCAATACCTCAAAGCTACAAAAGTCTAAAATAGAGCTTAATCGTACGGAATTGGAAATGTTTGAAAAACAAAGCCAACTAGAAACTAGATTGCGAAACGCTAAACTAACTCTTGAGACGTCATTGCAAAAAATTGAAGAAGAAAAAGAGATTATCAAGCTAAGCAATGAAGAAGTTTTGATCGCTGAAAAAAGCCTAGAGCAAGGAACATTGACAGCTATCGAATTTAAAGAGATCAGGCTTAGTTTAACCCAAGCAAGATTAAGATTGCTCAATTCATATTTGGACTACAATACCACCATACTTGATATTGAGCGCATACTCAACCAATAA